One window of the Stegostoma tigrinum isolate sSteTig4 chromosome 16, sSteTig4.hap1, whole genome shotgun sequence genome contains the following:
- the zgc:162297 gene encoding LOW QUALITY PROTEIN: uncharacterized protein F13E9.13, mitochondrial (The sequence of the model RefSeq protein was modified relative to this genomic sequence to represent the inferred CDS: inserted 1 base in 1 codon; deleted 1 base in 1 codon; substituted 2 bases at 2 genomic stop codons) gives MIPGMKGFSYKEQDGLIVENVHGIPYNMTVGPEVIAIMATICATVRNFYPSILLGIQPTSTANQEQTYILSFLDADFIQAEGFMFSQISEEGFLDACAGDLLRYHKQLGAEHTQFFSDINKKNSSLGVTSDVSISETTRTAEFFVCDGIILAGIATGKQANPEELKEMKQAVRIPVLIGSGVKVENMEEXMDADAMITGXHFKKSGFXPSEVDFERIKKFMTKVKQP, from the exons atgatcccaggaatgaagggcttctCATATAAGGAACAG GATGGATTGATTGTAGAAAATGTGCATGGTATTCCTTACAACATGACTGTTGGTCCAGAAGTGATAGCCATCATGGCAACTATTTGTGCCACTGTGAGAAATTTCTATCCCAGTATTCTTCTGGGTATTCAACCAACAAGCACTG CTAACCAAG AACAAACTTACATATTATCTTTTCTAGATGCTGATTTTATTCAAGCTGAAGGTTTTATGTTCTCGCAGATTTCAGAAGAAGGTTTTCTTGATGCATGTGCTGGTGACCTTCTGAGATACCACAAGCAATTAGGAGCTGAACACACTCAATTTTTTTCC GACATTAACAAAAAAAATAG CTCACTTGGTGTGACATCAGATGTCAGCATATCAGAGACAACTAGGACCGCTGAATTCTTCGTGTGTGATGGAATCATACTGGCTGGAATTGCAACTGGGAAGCAGGCAAATCCTGAGGAACTGAAGG AAATGAAACAGGCTGTAAGAATTCCTGTCCTGATTGGTTCTGGTGTGAAGGTTGAAAACATGGAGGAGTAAATGGATGCAGATGCCATGATTACTG TACATTTCAAGAAATCGGGATTCTAGCCCAGTGAAGTTGATTTTGAACGAATTAAGAAATTCATGACAAAGGTAAAGCAACCCTGA